TGACCAGGGAAGAATTCATTGTGGTCGAAGAGATGGAAGATGAGAACGAAGAGCTTGAACTTTTGGTTTTGAAAGCTGTAAATAAAGCTTCGATGGATCTCAGGGAAATGCGTGAGAACGAAGGGAAGCTCCTCAAGGAAGATTTTCTTTCCCATCTCCGGCATTTTGAGAACAGTGTGGTCGAACTGAAAAAACATGCCCCTGAAGTGGTCAGGCAATACAGGGAACGATTGAGGAAGAGGATTGTCGAATACAACGAAATGCCTTTTGATGAAAGTCGTTTACTGACCGAGGTGGCAGTATTTGCAGATAAGTCCGATATCACGGAAGAATTGACCAGGCTCGAAAGCCATATTCAGTATTTCCACTCCGCATTGACTGGAGAAGGACCGGTAGGCAGGAAGCTGGATTTCATGATTCAGGAAATGAACCGGGAAGTGAATACAATCGGCTCAAAAGCAAATGATTCCTTCATCGCCACCATTGTCGTTGAATTAAAATCAACACTTGAGAAGCTGAGGGAACAAGTGCAAAATGTAGAATAACAAGTTTAGTTTCCATCCATTCAGGCGAAACTAGACTATTGATTAGGAGGAGCGTTATGTCGATCAAGCTCATCAATATAGGTTTTGGAAATATTGTTTCAGCTAACCGCATCATATCAATTGTCAGCCCTGAATCAGCCCCGATCAAGCGTCTGATCCAGGATGCGAGAGATCGCGGAACACTTGTAGATGCTACATATGGAAGACGGACGAGAGCGGTGATCATCACGGATAGTGATCATGTGATCCTTTCAGCTGTGCAGCCCGAAACCGTTGCTCATCGTTTGACTGATAAAGAGGATTTAGTAGAAGAAGGGCAGGGTAAATAAATGAAAGAAAAAGGATTGCTGATCGTGCTTTCCGGGCCATCAGGTGTAGGGAAAGGAACAGTACGTAAAGCGATTTTTTCCCAGGAAGATACCAAGTTTGAATATTCCATCTCCATGACAACACGGAGTCCCCGTGAAGGCGAAGTGGATGGTGTGGATTATTTCTTTAAATCAAGAGAAGAATTTGAAACACTGATTGAGCAGGGGAAACTCCTCGAGCACGCCGAATTCGTCGGGAATTACTACGGGACACCGGTGGACTATGTCCGCCAGACGATCGAGGACGGAAAAGACGTATTCCTCGAAATCGAAGTGCAGGGTGCCCAGCAGGTCAGGGATAAGTTCCCTGAAGGGCTGTTTATTTTCCTTGCGCCGCCAAGCCTTTCTGAACTTCAGAACCGCCTTGTGACAAGGGGGACTGAAACAGAGGACCTCATCGAAGGAAGAATGAACACAGCAAGAAAAGAAATCGAAATGATGAATCTGTATGATTACATTGTTGAAAATGATCAAATCGAAAATGCCGTCGGTAAGATCAAATCCATCGTTCAGGCGGAACACTGCAAGCGTGAACGCGTGCAACAAAGATACTTAAATATGCTGGAGGTTGAATAAATGTTAAACCCATCCATTGATTCTTTAATGAAGAAGATCGACTCTAAATATTCGTTAGTCAGTATTGC
The nucleotide sequence above comes from Bacillus sp. KH172YL63. Encoded proteins:
- a CDS encoding YicC/YloC family endoribonuclease, with translation MVVSMTGFGRSKVDSDQHTVTVEMKSVNHRFNECYIRMPRQLMKIEEKIKKQVSRFVKRGKVDIFITISGEGLVHKNLHIDWKLIQDYYQLVNKVKETYSLQDEVQLSHLLTREEFIVVEEMEDENEELELLVLKAVNKASMDLREMRENEGKLLKEDFLSHLRHFENSVVELKKHAPEVVRQYRERLRKRIVEYNEMPFDESRLLTEVAVFADKSDITEELTRLESHIQYFHSALTGEGPVGRKLDFMIQEMNREVNTIGSKANDSFIATIVVELKSTLEKLREQVQNVE
- the gmk gene encoding guanylate kinase, yielding MKEKGLLIVLSGPSGVGKGTVRKAIFSQEDTKFEYSISMTTRSPREGEVDGVDYFFKSREEFETLIEQGKLLEHAEFVGNYYGTPVDYVRQTIEDGKDVFLEIEVQGAQQVRDKFPEGLFIFLAPPSLSELQNRLVTRGTETEDLIEGRMNTARKEIEMMNLYDYIVENDQIENAVGKIKSIVQAEHCKRERVQQRYLNMLEVE
- the remA gene encoding extracellular matrix/biofilm regulator RemA; protein product: MSIKLINIGFGNIVSANRIISIVSPESAPIKRLIQDARDRGTLVDATYGRRTRAVIITDSDHVILSAVQPETVAHRLTDKEDLVEEGQGK